Proteins from a single region of Sediminitomix flava:
- a CDS encoding nuclear transport factor 2 family protein, whose amino-acid sequence MSQKIENAKGLYLEGIRDGNAREAVTKYTGDRYTQHSTGVADGVEGFVAFFEPFIERNKNRDIQIVRSFEDGEYVFTHAYQNIDNGKAQWVTADIFHTDSNDKIIEHWDVIQAFEKETASGRTMVDGPTEIVDLDKTNTNKALVKKFLEEVLVKGKGEKLTDFISTEKYYQHSPTVGDGVEGLVAHIKDFQKKGIKASYEKVHKLIGQGNFVVSLSHARLNEKDFAYIDIFRLEDGLIVEHWDVQEEILPKEQWGNSGKF is encoded by the coding sequence ATGAGTCAGAAAATAGAGAATGCAAAAGGTTTGTACTTAGAAGGTATTCGGGATGGAAACGCACGAGAGGCTGTAACTAAATACACTGGAGATCGATACACGCAGCATAGTACTGGAGTCGCTGATGGAGTAGAAGGCTTTGTGGCTTTTTTTGAACCTTTTATCGAGAGAAATAAGAATAGAGATATTCAGATTGTCCGCTCTTTTGAGGATGGCGAATATGTTTTTACGCATGCTTACCAAAATATTGATAATGGAAAAGCACAATGGGTAACTGCTGATATATTCCATACCGATTCGAATGACAAAATCATCGAACATTGGGATGTTATTCAAGCTTTTGAGAAAGAAACTGCTTCGGGGCGAACTATGGTGGATGGTCCTACCGAAATAGTAGATTTAGATAAGACGAATACAAATAAAGCTTTAGTTAAAAAGTTCTTAGAAGAAGTATTAGTTAAAGGGAAGGGGGAGAAACTAACAGACTTTATTTCAACGGAAAAGTATTACCAACATAGTCCAACTGTGGGTGATGGTGTTGAGGGGCTTGTTGCACATATCAAGGATTTTCAGAAAAAGGGAATTAAAGCAAGTTACGAAAAAGTGCACAAGCTCATAGGGCAAGGAAATTTTGTAGTAAGTCTTTCACATGCAAGATTGAATGAAAAAGACTTTGCATATATTGATATTTTCAGACTTGAAGATGGCTTGATCGTTGAACACTGGGATGTACAAGAGGAAATTCTTCCTAAAGAACAATGGGGAAATTCGGGTAAATTCTAG
- a CDS encoding T9SS type A sorting domain-containing protein, which translates to MKKSLLLGLVCFLIGFTSSAQDWANISIPANAGNGNVWQLQSNVSDDFNYTFNASNSKTNFGPNNMWYNFYHNQWDGPGTTYWKYNHVSVKNGNLVLKASRFNKSNQPNPQYPYPGATESYKMGKTNGGVNSGCITSNNKVSYPVYVETSLSVANIALASCFWLLSPDDTQEIDIIENYGDVNFFKQFTHISHHSFIRKPFHDYQPRDWNSWWPDGRVSSNYGWGDWCWNNGNRRFFRLGVYWISPNHFEYYIDGNLVRVLYNNAIATNMNGTWEYTYYNAIHPAGTQDQYGTNIGGTPTNTNGYSDVTTYATGSNYSFSTLQAASNASNGINVIDPGNYQNGTGFNKAMDIIVNVESQSWLVSSGQTPSDADLNSLSKNEMKVDWIRAYKPVPNNGGGNSEVVIEAENFNATGGTFNDGTVPYGANIAGSIINFVNGGDWMEYLVNIPQEGAYEVTYRYATPNSNTSVNFDVSGVYSFNTTLQNTGSWGNYSNATASSTAYFTAGNHLIKLTAGTAAWQWNLDKVTLTKTGASRKAETQTIELQSPRILVSPNPSEDFINISGLSNGEYVLTLADLNGKAVLSQNINFNTTFRLDVSNMTNGMYILNIRGLNTNSNTKLLIQ; encoded by the coding sequence ATGAAAAAAAGTTTACTCTTAGGACTTGTTTGTTTCCTGATCGGATTCACAAGTTCGGCTCAAGATTGGGCTAATATCTCTATCCCTGCCAACGCTGGAAATGGAAATGTATGGCAACTCCAAAGTAATGTTTCAGATGACTTCAATTACACGTTTAATGCATCCAACAGTAAAACTAATTTTGGACCAAACAATATGTGGTATAACTTCTACCACAATCAATGGGATGGGCCAGGTACAACCTACTGGAAGTACAATCATGTATCAGTGAAAAATGGAAATTTAGTATTAAAAGCATCACGTTTCAACAAGAGTAATCAACCAAACCCGCAATACCCATACCCTGGAGCTACTGAAAGCTATAAAATGGGCAAAACAAATGGTGGTGTCAACTCGGGCTGTATCACTTCAAATAATAAAGTTTCTTACCCCGTATATGTAGAAACGAGCTTGAGTGTTGCCAATATTGCACTTGCTTCTTGCTTCTGGCTCTTAAGCCCAGATGATACGCAAGAAATTGACATCATCGAAAATTATGGAGATGTAAACTTCTTCAAACAATTCACCCATATTTCTCATCATTCATTTATAAGAAAACCATTCCATGATTATCAGCCACGAGATTGGAATAGCTGGTGGCCTGACGGAAGAGTAAGTAGCAATTATGGTTGGGGTGATTGGTGTTGGAACAATGGAAACAGAAGATTTTTTCGTTTGGGTGTTTATTGGATATCTCCAAATCACTTTGAGTACTACATTGATGGAAACTTAGTGAGAGTTTTGTATAACAATGCAATAGCTACTAATATGAACGGTACTTGGGAGTACACTTATTACAATGCAATTCATCCTGCAGGTACACAAGATCAATATGGTACGAACATAGGCGGTACCCCAACAAACACCAATGGATACTCTGATGTTACAACTTATGCTACAGGCTCCAATTACTCTTTTTCTACACTTCAAGCAGCGAGCAATGCTTCAAATGGTATCAATGTGATTGATCCAGGGAATTATCAAAATGGAACAGGTTTTAACAAAGCAATGGACATCATTGTAAATGTTGAATCGCAGAGTTGGTTAGTTAGCAGTGGTCAAACACCTTCTGATGCAGATTTAAATAGCTTATCAAAAAATGAGATGAAAGTGGATTGGATTAGAGCATATAAACCTGTCCCGAATAATGGCGGTGGGAATTCAGAAGTTGTCATTGAAGCTGAAAATTTCAATGCAACAGGTGGCACATTCAACGATGGGACAGTACCTTATGGAGCTAATATTGCTGGATCTATTATCAACTTTGTAAATGGTGGCGATTGGATGGAATATCTCGTAAATATTCCTCAAGAAGGTGCTTATGAAGTCACCTACCGTTATGCAACACCAAACAGTAATACATCTGTTAACTTTGATGTATCTGGAGTTTATTCTTTTAATACAACTTTACAAAACACTGGTAGTTGGGGCAATTATAGCAATGCCACAGCAAGTAGTACAGCATATTTCACCGCGGGTAATCATCTTATCAAATTAACTGCAGGAACAGCTGCTTGGCAATGGAACTTAGATAAAGTAACTCTCACAAAAACTGGGGCTTCTCGAAAGGCAGAGACTCAAACTATCGAGCTACAAAGCCCGAGAATTCTTGTTTCGCCAAACCCCTCTGAAGATTTTATAAATATTTCAGGGCTTTCAAATGGAGAATATGTACTTACATTGGCAGACCTTAACGGGAAGGCTGTTCTTTCTCAGAATATAAATTTCAATACAACATTCCGCTTAGATGTTTCAAATATGACTAACGGTATGTATATCTTAAACATTAGAGGTTTAAATACAAACTCAAATACTAAGCTTTTAATTCAATAG
- a CDS encoding glycoside hydrolase family 2 TIM barrel-domain containing protein: MKTRYFLALFISFLWSVELSYAQSKNDWENPEVNQINRLPSRATFYNFSSMETALGGDREKSDWYQSLNGDWKFNWVPKPLDKPSDFYQLDYQDQDWTNIEVPSNWEMKGFGRPIYTNSTYPFFNDYPNINHEDNPVGSYIKYFEVDDSWLDRDLILHFGGVTSAFYVWLNGELVGYSEDSRLAAEFEVSKYLKKGKNKLAVQVYRWSDGSYLEAQDHWRMSGIHREVYLLSTPKVRLNDFFVRTDLDEEFKDAQLQIRPEFVANVADRFIEKVGYFGNKSATKFDDWTLITQLYDAENKPVELPHEFKIGKYFTEWYPQRDNVYFGNLIEYKVQNPRKWSTDDPYLYKLVFTLKNEKGGEEQIVSTNIGFREIEFDAKGRLLVNGNMVKMIGVNRHDHHMENGKTLSRADIEEDVRLLKQFNFNAVRTSHYPNDPYFYDLCDREGLYVMDEANLETHGLRGELSNQPEWAKSFIERGIRMVERDKNHPSIIMWSLGNESGMGPNHAAMAAWIKDFDPTRKVHYEGAQGVPTAPNYKRKYYPANSGNPTDPYYVDMLSRMYSSPSELANLIESTSFDSRPVLLCEYAHAMGNSVGNMKEYWDVIYSYDRALGGFIWDWIDQGVVKQDENGVEYLAYGGDFGDTPNDGSFCINGIVAADRTPKPALFECKKVNQPVVIRTKNILEGSFEIYNRHHAKDLSSYQIKWTLLEDGKAIDSGEVARLSTKPYETESFEIKFKKPRAKAGKEYALRIEGFTTEDYFWAEKGHSVFYEQFELPMEQENNRIVKLKGSVQVNDTADSYEVSNTSFKASFSKETGFLTSYELDGKELILSPLKPNFWRAETENDRAYRRAYRRALKLKGERKWLNAVEDFKLQGINLEKSSDQTFVTITTDGVIETLATKLQLVYKVYSNGWVKVDYQVQVADGQPNLPKIGVSLDISDEYEQLSYYGKGPFENYADRNYGAELGFYTSKVSELDYMYIKPQEYGNRTDTRWFRLENKAGKGLLIKGEEALNFSISPYDLNNLESSNHTNELKIRDQLTLDIDHLQMGVGGDDSWSRKAQAHEEFLIKAGNYQYSFYFIPYSKAKDVQNPSALKLL, encoded by the coding sequence ATGAAAACACGATATTTTTTAGCACTATTTATAAGTTTTTTATGGAGTGTGGAGCTAAGTTATGCACAAAGTAAAAATGACTGGGAGAACCCTGAGGTGAATCAAATAAATAGATTGCCTTCTAGAGCAACTTTCTATAATTTTTCATCAATGGAAACAGCTTTGGGAGGAGATCGAGAGAAATCGGATTGGTATCAATCTTTAAATGGAGATTGGAAGTTTAATTGGGTTCCTAAACCTTTAGATAAACCCTCTGATTTTTATCAATTAGATTATCAAGATCAAGATTGGACAAATATAGAAGTACCGTCCAACTGGGAGATGAAAGGATTTGGAAGGCCTATTTATACAAATTCTACTTATCCGTTTTTTAATGATTACCCAAATATCAATCATGAAGACAACCCTGTAGGCAGTTATATCAAATATTTTGAAGTAGATGATTCGTGGTTGGATAGAGATTTAATTCTACATTTTGGTGGGGTAACTTCAGCTTTTTATGTCTGGTTAAATGGGGAGCTTGTTGGGTATAGTGAAGACAGTAGGTTAGCTGCAGAATTTGAAGTTTCTAAATACCTCAAAAAGGGGAAAAATAAATTAGCTGTACAAGTTTACAGATGGTCTGATGGAAGTTATTTGGAGGCTCAAGATCATTGGCGAATGAGTGGAATTCATAGAGAAGTGTATCTGCTTTCGACTCCGAAAGTAAGGCTAAATGATTTCTTTGTTCGTACTGATCTTGATGAAGAATTTAAAGATGCCCAATTACAAATCCGGCCAGAATTTGTGGCGAACGTAGCTGATAGGTTTATAGAAAAAGTCGGGTATTTTGGGAATAAATCTGCCACTAAATTTGATGATTGGACACTTATTACTCAGCTTTATGATGCTGAAAATAAGCCTGTCGAGTTACCTCATGAATTTAAAATCGGTAAATATTTTACGGAGTGGTATCCACAACGAGATAATGTATATTTTGGGAATTTAATCGAGTATAAAGTTCAAAATCCTAGAAAATGGTCGACTGATGATCCTTATTTGTATAAGCTAGTTTTTACTCTCAAAAATGAAAAGGGAGGGGAAGAGCAAATCGTAAGTACAAATATTGGTTTTAGGGAAATAGAATTTGATGCTAAAGGCAGACTTCTTGTCAATGGAAATATGGTGAAAATGATTGGTGTAAACCGACATGATCATCATATGGAAAATGGGAAAACATTAAGTAGGGCAGACATTGAAGAGGATGTTCGTTTGTTAAAGCAGTTCAACTTTAATGCAGTTCGTACTTCACATTATCCAAACGATCCTTACTTTTATGACCTTTGTGATCGAGAAGGACTTTATGTGATGGATGAAGCAAATTTAGAAACACATGGTTTAAGAGGAGAGCTTTCAAATCAACCAGAATGGGCTAAGTCTTTTATAGAAAGGGGGATTCGTATGGTGGAGAGAGATAAAAACCACCCGAGTATAATCATGTGGTCTTTGGGCAATGAATCTGGAATGGGACCAAATCATGCGGCAATGGCTGCTTGGATTAAAGATTTTGACCCTACTCGAAAAGTACATTATGAAGGTGCACAAGGTGTTCCAACTGCCCCAAATTATAAGCGAAAGTATTATCCTGCAAATAGCGGAAATCCGACGGACCCTTATTATGTGGATATGTTGAGTAGAATGTACTCTTCACCTTCTGAATTAGCTAACTTGATTGAAAGTACTTCCTTTGATTCACGTCCAGTTCTGTTGTGTGAGTATGCACATGCGATGGGGAATTCGGTTGGGAATATGAAAGAATATTGGGATGTGATTTATAGCTATGATCGTGCTTTAGGAGGATTTATTTGGGATTGGATTGATCAAGGAGTGGTAAAGCAAGATGAAAATGGTGTCGAGTATTTGGCTTATGGAGGTGATTTTGGGGATACGCCTAATGATGGTAGTTTTTGTATCAATGGGATTGTAGCAGCAGATCGAACACCAAAACCTGCGCTGTTTGAATGTAAAAAAGTAAATCAACCTGTTGTTATTAGAACTAAGAATATTTTAGAGGGAAGCTTTGAAATCTATAATAGACATCATGCTAAAGACCTTTCTTCTTACCAAATTAAATGGACATTATTAGAAGATGGAAAAGCTATTGACTCTGGTGAAGTAGCAAGACTTTCTACAAAACCATATGAAACAGAATCATTTGAAATAAAATTTAAAAAGCCTAGAGCGAAGGCAGGCAAAGAGTATGCTTTACGAATTGAAGGCTTTACCACAGAAGATTATTTTTGGGCTGAAAAAGGGCATTCTGTCTTTTATGAGCAATTCGAATTGCCAATGGAGCAGGAGAATAATAGAATCGTAAAATTGAAAGGAAGTGTTCAAGTGAATGATACAGCAGATTCTTATGAAGTAAGCAATACTTCATTTAAAGCCTCTTTTTCAAAAGAGACAGGATTCTTGACATCTTATGAATTGGATGGAAAAGAACTGATTTTAAGTCCTCTAAAACCAAACTTTTGGCGAGCAGAAACTGAGAATGATAGAGCTTACAGAAGAGCTTACAGAAGAGCTTTGAAGTTAAAGGGTGAACGAAAGTGGCTAAATGCAGTTGAAGATTTCAAGCTTCAAGGTATAAATCTTGAAAAGTCATCAGATCAAACTTTTGTAACGATAACCACAGATGGAGTCATAGAAACTTTGGCTACTAAGCTACAGCTTGTTTATAAAGTATATTCAAATGGGTGGGTGAAAGTGGATTATCAGGTTCAAGTAGCTGATGGACAGCCTAATCTGCCCAAAATAGGGGTGAGCTTGGATATTTCAGATGAATATGAACAATTGAGTTATTATGGAAAAGGTCCTTTTGAGAATTATGCTGATAGAAATTATGGCGCTGAACTTGGATTTTATACCTCAAAAGTTTCTGAATTAGATTATATGTACATCAAACCACAGGAGTATGGAAATCGTACAGATACTCGTTGGTTTAGGTTAGAAAATAAGGCTGGGAAAGGTCTACTTATAAAAGGGGAGGAAGCGCTGAATTTTAGTATTTCTCCATATGACCTAAATAATTTAGAAAGCTCAAATCATACGAATGAGTTGAAAATCAGAGATCAATTAACATTGGATATTGATCATCTTCAAATGGGTGTCGGTGGAGATGATAGCTGGTCAAGAAAAGCTCAAGCACACGAAGAGTTCTTGATTAAAGCTGGAAATTATCAGTATTCTTTCTATTTCATTCCTTATTCAAAAGCAAAAGACGTTCAAAATCCTTCTGCCTTGAAATTATTATAA
- a CDS encoding Zn-dependent alcohol dehydrogenase — MIVKAAIGNGQGGFTIENIEVSEPKADEVLVKIKAAGLCHTDHDSLSWGKPIVLGHEGAGVVEKVGSEVTNVKEGDSVILNWATPCMKCYQCQDGNQHICENNSPVVAGGNGHTPGHAHLEGTKLNNKAIERSFNIGTLSEYTLVKASACVKMEKEMPMPSASIISCGVMTGYGSVTNSAKLTAGSSAVVLGTGGVGLNVIQGARISGASKIIAIDINPERLEMAQQFGATHTILADKNDKGLTNAAEQVKEMTDGRGADYAFECTAIPALGAAPLAMIRNAGTAVQVSGIEEEITIDMRLFEWDKIYINPLYGKCRPEVDFPKLVNLYDKGDLMLDEMITRTYPLENLQQAFDDMLAGKNAKGVIVFD; from the coding sequence TGCTGGTTTATGTCATACAGACCACGATTCTCTTTCTTGGGGAAAACCAATTGTACTTGGTCATGAAGGCGCTGGAGTTGTTGAGAAGGTAGGAAGTGAAGTGACCAATGTAAAAGAAGGGGACTCGGTGATCTTGAACTGGGCTACTCCATGCATGAAATGTTACCAGTGTCAAGATGGAAATCAGCATATCTGTGAAAACAACTCTCCTGTGGTTGCTGGTGGCAATGGACATACGCCGGGGCATGCTCATTTGGAAGGAACAAAGCTGAATAATAAAGCCATTGAAAGATCATTCAATATCGGGACACTTTCGGAATATACATTAGTAAAAGCATCGGCTTGCGTAAAAATGGAAAAAGAAATGCCTATGCCTTCTGCGAGTATCATTAGTTGTGGAGTGATGACAGGCTATGGTTCTGTGACAAACTCCGCGAAACTAACTGCAGGAAGTTCGGCTGTAGTTTTAGGTACAGGAGGTGTAGGTCTGAACGTGATTCAAGGAGCTAGAATTTCGGGTGCTTCAAAAATCATTGCCATTGATATCAATCCAGAAAGATTAGAAATGGCTCAACAGTTTGGGGCTACACACACCATTTTGGCAGATAAAAATGATAAAGGACTGACAAACGCTGCAGAACAAGTAAAAGAAATGACTGACGGAAGAGGTGCCGATTATGCCTTTGAATGTACTGCAATTCCTGCGCTCGGAGCAGCTCCTTTAGCCATGATTCGTAATGCCGGAACGGCAGTTCAAGTCAGTGGTATTGAAGAAGAAATCACGATTGATATGAGACTTTTTGAATGGGATAAAATTTATATCAATCCACTTTATGGAAAATGCCGCCCAGAAGTTGATTTCCCGAAACTAGTCAACCTTTATGATAAAGGAGATTTAATGTTAGATGAAATGATTACGAGAACTTATCCTTTAGAAAATTTACAGCAAGCTTTCGATGATATGCTAGCAGGAAAGAACGCAAAAGGTGTAATTGTATTTGACTAA
- a CDS encoding family 16 glycosylhydrolase: MKYKIILISLSLFLLNGISVAQNLTIPPKNYVDSVDVKQAIERANDKYPLSDQRNHGKWKFLQKFSDEFDGKEINENLWHPNNPKWKGRQPTYFHGSNVSLEGGEAVFRVNKHGDDALPEGYTHTSGFIKSKNKFLYGYFEAEMKLMDAPWVSGFWMTNVSKDWWTEIDICENAPGVTYNRNDLNSNIHVFKAPKDKGDVKKHFSRTKKFFIPTELQNDYHVWGLEWTAEYIRFYIDGILFREAENTHWHQPLEINFNNESNKWFGALPDDERLDGEFHVKYFRVWEAK; this comes from the coding sequence ATGAAATATAAAATCATACTTATTTCTTTGAGTCTTTTCCTGTTGAACGGTATTTCCGTTGCTCAAAATTTAACGATACCGCCTAAAAACTATGTAGATTCTGTAGATGTAAAACAAGCTATTGAAAGAGCGAATGATAAATACCCACTCTCGGATCAGAGAAATCATGGGAAGTGGAAGTTTCTCCAAAAGTTTTCAGATGAATTTGATGGGAAAGAAATCAACGAAAACTTATGGCATCCAAATAATCCAAAGTGGAAAGGTCGTCAACCTACTTACTTTCATGGTTCTAATGTGAGTTTGGAAGGTGGAGAAGCTGTGTTTCGTGTAAATAAACACGGTGATGATGCTCTTCCCGAGGGCTATACACATACATCGGGATTTATAAAAAGTAAGAACAAATTTTTGTATGGTTATTTTGAAGCTGAAATGAAATTGATGGATGCACCTTGGGTTTCAGGTTTTTGGATGACAAATGTCTCAAAAGATTGGTGGACTGAAATAGATATTTGTGAAAATGCGCCAGGCGTAACATATAATAGAAATGACTTGAATTCAAATATTCATGTGTTCAAAGCCCCAAAAGATAAAGGAGATGTAAAAAAGCATTTTTCAAGAACAAAGAAGTTTTTTATTCCAACTGAGCTTCAAAACGATTATCACGTTTGGGGATTGGAGTGGACAGCAGAGTACATTCGTTTTTATATAGATGGTATTCTTTTTAGAGAAGCAGAAAATACGCATTGGCATCAGCCTTTAGAAATCAATTTCAATAATGAATCTAATAAATGGTTTGGCGCACTTCCCGATGATGAGCGTTTAGATGGAGAATTCCACGTTAAATATTTTCGAGTTTGGGAAGCAAAATAA
- a CDS encoding alpha/beta hydrolase yields MKESKFRTTELSDAVYEMDNLRFITVKTPHLNGRGDICVFVPDGENLKDLPIVTLLHGVYGSAWIWAFKGGAHKTAKRLIEQGKIRPMVLAMASDGLWGDGSAYTAHNHHNFEKWIAEDVPTAVKENIPQVSEQSKLFISGLSMGGFGALRVGAKYAKQYSGISGHSSITEIEQMKLFVEESLDLYKQKERIDEDVFTAMLQNKEQLPPFRFDCGTTDELIDFNRKLHTDLEQSNIEHSYQEFEGGHEWKYWQEHIEDTLIYFNSLIN; encoded by the coding sequence ATGAAAGAATCTAAATTTAGAACAACTGAACTGTCAGATGCCGTTTATGAAATGGATAACCTCCGTTTCATTACCGTAAAAACCCCACATCTGAATGGTAGAGGTGATATCTGTGTATTTGTGCCAGATGGAGAAAATCTAAAAGATTTACCAATTGTCACTTTACTGCACGGTGTATACGGAAGTGCATGGATTTGGGCATTTAAAGGCGGAGCACACAAAACAGCCAAACGGTTGATTGAGCAAGGAAAAATCAGACCAATGGTTTTAGCTATGGCTTCTGACGGCCTTTGGGGAGATGGCTCTGCATATACTGCTCACAATCATCATAATTTTGAGAAATGGATAGCTGAAGATGTACCAACTGCAGTGAAAGAAAATATCCCTCAAGTATCAGAACAATCTAAGTTGTTTATTTCTGGTTTATCTATGGGTGGATTTGGAGCCTTGAGAGTTGGTGCTAAATACGCCAAACAATACAGTGGAATTTCGGGACATAGTTCTATTACAGAAATAGAGCAAATGAAACTATTCGTTGAAGAATCTTTAGACTTATATAAGCAGAAAGAAAGAATAGATGAAGATGTTTTTACAGCCATGCTCCAAAATAAAGAACAGCTTCCCCCCTTCCGTTTCGATTGTGGCACTACCGATGAATTGATAGATTTTAACCGTAAGTTACATACCGATTTGGAGCAATCTAACATCGAACATTCTTACCAAGAATTTGAGGGTGGTCATGAATGGAAATACTGGCAAGAACATATTGAAGATACCTTGATCTACTTTAATAGTTTGATAAACTAG
- a CDS encoding T9SS type A sorting domain-containing protein, whose protein sequence is MRKIHYVLTIILVLTRITYSFGQTESIDLNNSDDRAGVNYDWSDNNTWNPAGTPPDPDTNININDTGLSADPQTATVNDRVQSSHFIKYLGDVTLDGTKTWNIEGVVVIDGNFTQTAAFANNQININGGALIITGSFSQSGAFATSGVNLSNNAMLIVDGDVNIYSTIAGGTFTNDGSNINIIIGGDLDINNDLGNSSISTGDNGNIFVEGETNGNGTVDGQVPDTHNPSTDPPLTDGGVNDAVDDIPNLGDIIGGTNPGGSIDAALPIQLISFSLNQQEKNIKLQWTTASEINSDYFEVLCSFDGSNYESLVSIPAQGNSESLVEYAYEYQYQGSAQRYYRLKQVDLDGKYTLSKVLIFTPKLVKNLSLVKPNVYPNPAKSFVKVQLDGIEIREVMIFSTDGKAFPLEIQRLASGEVKLDVNNIPRGLYIMKLITDTQSYSEKVLLE, encoded by the coding sequence ATGAGAAAAATTCACTATGTACTAACAATCATTCTTGTTCTTACAAGAATAACTTATTCTTTTGGACAGACAGAATCAATTGACCTAAATAACAGTGATGATAGAGCAGGTGTAAATTATGACTGGTCAGACAATAATACTTGGAATCCAGCTGGCACACCTCCAGACCCTGATACAAATATCAATATAAATGATACAGGTTTATCTGCAGACCCTCAAACTGCGACTGTTAATGATAGAGTACAATCTAGTCATTTTATCAAATACCTTGGAGATGTCACTTTAGATGGCACTAAAACTTGGAATATTGAAGGTGTTGTAGTTATTGACGGAAATTTCACACAAACAGCTGCATTCGCAAATAACCAGATCAATATTAATGGTGGAGCGTTAATTATTACAGGTTCTTTTTCACAATCAGGCGCTTTTGCTACATCTGGAGTAAACCTGTCTAATAACGCTATGTTAATTGTTGATGGAGATGTGAATATATATAGTACTATTGCTGGAGGTACCTTCACCAATGATGGCTCAAACATTAACATTATCATTGGTGGTGATTTAGATATTAACAATGACCTTGGTAATAGTTCAATTTCAACGGGCGATAACGGAAACATATTCGTAGAAGGAGAAACTAATGGCAATGGAACAGTTGATGGACAAGTACCTGATACACATAACCCAAGTACAGACCCTCCTCTAACAGATGGAGGGGTTAATGATGCTGTGGATGATATTCCTAACCTTGGTGATATTATTGGAGGTACTAACCCTGGAGGGTCTATAGACGCAGCACTTCCAATACAACTCATATCTTTCTCACTAAACCAACAAGAAAAAAACATTAAACTCCAGTGGACTACAGCTTCAGAAATTAATTCAGATTATTTTGAAGTACTGTGTTCGTTTGATGGTAGTAATTATGAGTCATTAGTTTCAATTCCTGCACAAGGAAATAGTGAGAGCTTGGTTGAGTATGCTTACGAATACCAGTATCAAGGTTCTGCTCAAAGATATTACAGATTAAAACAAGTCGATCTAGATGGAAAATATACACTATCAAAGGTTTTAATTTTTACGCCAAAGCTTGTAAAAAACTTGAGTTTAGTAAAACCTAATGTATACCCTAATCCTGCGAAATCATTTGTGAAAGTTCAATTGGATGGAATAGAAATCAGAGAAGTCATGATATTTTCTACAGATGGAAAAGCATTTCCTCTTGAGATTCAACGATTGGCTTCGGGTGAAGTGAAACTTGATGTAAATAATATTCCTAGAGGTTTATACATCATGAAATTAATCACAGACACACAAAGTTATTCTGAAAAAGTCCTTTTGGAGTAG